From Alligator mississippiensis isolate rAllMis1 chromosome 1, rAllMis1, whole genome shotgun sequence:
GGTGAGCACAGGAGGAGCGAGGACGAGGGCGGAAGGAGGAAGAGCCGAGCGCGGCCCATTGTGCCTGAGCCCGTCTCCAGCGATGGGGACCTGCCGCTGCCCCAGGTGCCCAAGTCGCCCAGGTAAGTGCGGCTGGACCCCAGGGGTCCTGGTGGCCCCGGCCTTGGGCAGAGCGGGGGTCGCCTGCGGGGCTCGGTGTCGACTCggggccctgccccccagggaCACGAGCCTCCTGGCCGGTGCCGTGGAGCGGAACGACTTCCTGCGGCGCCTGGGCGAGGGCCAGACGGACGCCATGGTGCAGAGCTTCACGCCCGCCCAGCACGGCCCCGGTGACACCGTGCTGGCCGAAGGCACTGAGGGCCACGCCATGTACATCGTCGCAGGTGAGCTGCGGCTGGCGTGCACGGGCTTGGCAATGTGCATGCCTGATGGCTGTCTGGCCTCACACGTGTGCATGGgtatgtgcaggcatgtgtgcctgtgtctggctgcacgtgtgtgtgcatgcatttttgcaggcatgtggctgtatgcAGGCGTGCCTGCCTGCACATGCGTGTGCATAGGTATGTGcagacacgtgtgtgtgtgtgtgtgtggctgcacaCTCACATGTATGGGTGCATGCAGTCCTGTGTGCCTGTTTGGAGGTGTGTCTgactgcacacatgtgcatgggtATGTGCATGCTTGTGTACAAGTGTGTCTGGTTGCATATGCATGTCCACAGGTTTATGCAGgtatgtgtgtctgcaggtgtgtctgggtgcacatgcacatgcatgggtatgtgcaggcatgtgtgcctGTGCAGGTCTCTAGCTGCACATGCGTGTGCTTGGGAACGTGCAGGTGTGTGCCTATTGGCAGGCATGTCCAGATGCAAGTGTGCATGGCATGCAGGCAGGTGTGCGTGGTGGCATGTTTGGGTGCACACGTGTATGGGCACACCTGTGGGTATGTGAGCTGGCACGCCCATGTGCACCTGTAAGTGCATGTCGTGGACAGCTGGCGAGGGGAGGGGGTCCGTGCATGCATCCATCCATCTGCCCGCCTGTGCTCTGGTTGCAGAGGGGGAGCTGAGTGTGACACAGCGTGGGCGCCGCCTCCGCACGCTGCTCCCGGGGGACGTGTTCGGGGAGCTGGCGCTGCTCTACAACTGCCGGCGCACCGCCACCGTCACAGGTAGGGCCGAGCCGGGCCaggctggtggggcaggcagtgcccagcccctgccccgctgaCCCGTCTTTCTGCAGCTCTGACGCCTGTGCGGCTCTGGGCCCTTGACCGGCAGACATACCGTGCCATCGTCACTGGCAGCGCCAAGCGCCGCCGGGCCCAGATCCTGGGCTCCCTCCGAGAGTAAGCGGGGGCCAgacaaggggggcaggggggatctgctttgggctgggccctcggggctggggaggggcccggacacatcccccctgcccctgtcacTCCCCAGGGCACAGTGCCTGCAGGGCCTGTCGGATGCTCATCTCTCCAAGCTGCTCGACGCCATGGAGGAGgtgagcgtggggctggggctggggcaggggtgggcagttatttcgggcggagggccgcttactgagttttggcaagccatcgaggaccacgtgacaggcagccaggggcagataaatattaattttctagatttttttaggggccctgcgggccagatagaatggcctggcaggccacatccagcccatggtccGCATTTTGCCCCcctgtgggctgggggcagccggctcgggcaggggctgctgccccttctccgCTTGGCCGGTGCTGGCGTGTCCTGTCCCTTGGCTGCATGTGGCTCCCCGGCAAGGCCCCGTGGGGGCACGCGGGGCCGTGGGcgctcccagctgcaggctggacgCAGAGGCCAGGGCAGGTGGCTGTGGGGTCCCAGGGCCGCCGTCTCCTGCCCCACGGCCACCCCCACCTCTTGCAGTGCACGTTTGGGCACGACGAGGTCATCATCCGCGAAGGCGATGAGGGGAAGGACTTCTACATCATCCTCCGCGGGGAGGTGAGTCCAGCCTTGCCTCGCACCGGACCCCCCCGCGTCCTTTCCAGCCCggcccctccctggcccctgaGGTCCGGGTGGCTTCAgcttggcccttgccctggtggcCCTGGACCTGCGTGATGCCCGGCCCCTCTCGTGGCAGGTCCGGGTGAGCCGCAGCGTGGGCGGGCGGGAGGAGCCGATCCGGGTGATGAGGGCCGGCGAGCACTTCGGGGAGCTCTCGCTGCTGCGGTatgtccctctccccagcctggggctaGATCAGGCCCCTCCTGGTCCAGGCTCAGGCCAAGTGCACGCAGAAGTCCACACCAGCTCATATGTGTGTGCTAGCACATGTGCTCATGCATATACTTGCACACTCACAGTCCCCATGCCCACTTggtccccccactccctggttgCAGCCTCCCAGTATGCAGAGGCCTCCATGCACAGGCTGGCACATGCACAGGCTGGCATGCATGCGTGGGCTGACACGTGCATGGCCCAGCACACACGGGCTGGCCTGCCCACAAGCAGGTGACACGCAGGCCCGTGCCCCCCAGCCTGCTCACGGCCCCTTCCCCGCAGGAACATCCGCCGGACGGCCACGTGCCGGGCGCAGGGCGAGGTCACCTGCATCACCGTGGCCAAGGAGTAAGTCAtggccggggctggggtgggggggcccttGGCTTGGAGCCATGGAGCCCCCGACACCCGGCAGAGAGCCTGGGGGCTGCGGGTCCCGGACACGGGTGCTGTCCCCGCgctggagaagggcagggggggtCTCGCGGTTAGAGCGAgggcaggagccaggactcctgggctctctgcccCACTTCGGCACAACCTGTGCGAGCCCAGAGGagaccccagcccaccctgcgcgggggcctgggcaggtggggctcCACTCTGGCACTGTCCTGTAacgctctccccctcctcccgccCGCCAGGGACTTCCAGGAGATCAGCCCCCTCTGCCCCGCTCCGCACTCGGAGCTGTGAGTACTGCTCgctcccacctcccctgccctgcagcccatgCGTGGGGGCGTGGGAGGGGGTCTAggagccgggggcgggggggcagctcCTAGCCCTGGCACCAGAGGAATCGGGCCCCAGACTTGCCAATCCCCCCCCTCCAGGTGCCACCCCAGGGGTCCCCTGCTCGGGccgagctcccagccacagcactgcagcaatggacagtgcccccccccacacgtGCAGGGCGGTTGGGggtctgtagtggggggggggggcaggcgtgGAGGTGTCTGACCACCTTCTccctgcagggatgtggctgcacAGGAGGCCTCTGCACCCCCTGAGCCCCCCGAGTCCCCCAGGTCAGTACCGGGTTACGTGGTGGGGCACGTAGCCGGGTCGGGTGGCAGGGCGGGGAGCGTTGGGGATCAGGGCCCGCCCGGCTCTCACCTGCCCATCCCCGCAGCACCCcggtgcagctgcaggacctggcccccGTGCGCTACGAGGACGGGGAGCAGCAGGGCCTCACCGTCATCCTGGGCACCGGCGGCTTCGGCAGGGTGGAGCTggtgaggaccccagccctgcccctcgggcagCCCTGGCCCGGCTCTCgcggggtggagggaggcagcccctcacccgcccctgtcacctgccccaggTGCGCCGCGGGGCCGAGCTGTTTGCGCTGAAGCGGATCCGCAAGGACCACGTGGTGCGGACGCGGCAGCAGGAGCACGTGCGCACCGAGCGCCGGGTGCTGGCACGGAGCCACTGCCCCTTCGTCGTGGGGTgagcggggccagggccggggcgcTGGGGGGCCCAGGCGAGCGGCCCCGGCTgagccccaccaccccccagGTTGGTGGGCACGTTTCGGGACAGCCGCTACGTCTACCTGCTGCTCGAGTTCTGCGCCGGCGGCGAGCTGTGGACCAAGCTGCGTGAGGTGTacggagcggggccggggccggggcgcggggcagggcgggggcgcGGGGCGCTGGCGTGGGCCGGCCCCGGGGCGCTGGCTGACGTGTGCCTGCAGGCGCTGCTTCGAGGAGGAGGTGGCCGTGTTCTGCTCGGCCTGCGTGGTGGAGGCGCTCGACTACCTGCACGGCCTCGGCATCGTCTACCGCGACCTCAAGCCCGAGAACCTGATGCTGGACGGGCAGGGCTACGTCAAGCTGGTACCGCTCGGCGGGGGCTgccgtggggagcagggggacgtGGCTTGGGCACGCCCTGGTACCTGGCCTGTGGGGGCTCCCTGCCTTCGTGGGCCGGGCAGGGGGCCCGGGGCcccgggggtgggggttgagacccagccctggggagCCATGTGCCCTGTCCCACGTGGCTCACGGCGTGGCCCGCAGGTCGACTTCGGCTTCGCCAAGGAGCTGGCACGGGGCGAGAAGACGTACTCGTTTTGCGGGACCCCCGAGTACCTGGCGCCCGAGATCCTGCGCCACGAGGGCCACGACTTCGGCGTCGACTTTTGGATGCTGGGCGTGCTCGTCTTCGAGATGCTCGTGGGACGGTGAGTGCTGGCGGCCCCTGCCCAGATACCTGCCACGAGCTAtagccacctgcccccagcacGCCCCCACGTGAACCACAGCTGCCCGTCCACGGCCCCAGACGGCTCCAGGTTTGCGCCGTGGGCCGTGCAGGGAGAGTCCAGGGGTAGGCTCCCCACCGGCTCCCTGTTGGTGCCCCCCAGCTGTGGCCGGCTGGGCGCCTGCGCGGGGGTCCGTGCCCCGTGTCCTGCGCGGCGCATGACCCTGCCCCCCCCGCAGACCCCCGTTCCACAGCGCTGAGCCCCAGAAGATCTACAGCAAGATCCTGGATGGCGTCTTCTCCTTCCCGGCCTACCTGAGCGAGGCCGCCTGCTCCCTCGTCGCCAAGCTCTGCAGGTGCCGGGGTCGGGGCCACGTgccgggccaggctggggagggggatgtgCCCATCCCTTGCCACGCCAAACAGGGCGGCCGTGGGCGCCGCTCGCATGGCACGGTGCTGATTCTGTGGCCCTCGTAGGCGCCGGCCAGGGCAGCGGCTGGGGAACACGGGCGCTGGCATCCGCGGCATCCGGAAGCACAGGTAGAGCTGCTGGGATGGGTGCCCGGCGCCGCTGGAGCCCCCAGCCCGCCCTGCActgcccaccaccccctgcccgcAGGTGGTTCGGGGCGGTGAAGTGGAAGCGCCTCGCGCTGCGCCAGCTGGACGCCCCGACCCTGGCGCTGATGAAGCAGGTGAGGGGGCCGCGCGGGGCTCCAGGGCTGTGGCACCGCCGCAGCCACATCCTCTGGGCCGTGGGGCTGCACCCCCAGCTACGCGGCCCCGATCCTGCCGCGGCTGGCACTCAGGCTGGCACCTCCCCCCAGGGCCCCCCCTACGCCAACTTCAAGCGGTTCTCGGTGGACTGGACGCCGGCCGAGGAGGAGTTCTCGGGCTGGGATGAGGATTTCTGAGCGAGTGGACGGACGGATGGACAGATGGGTGGCCCATcaccctggcagggccaggactgggggtggccccctcccctctgccccctgctgggggggggctgggagacccccagggcagggggaggtggcagcGGGGGACAGGGGCCCGGTGCTCCCTGCGCAGGCAATAAAGCTGCTGCAACCTGGTGCTGCCGCCGCCGACTCTCTCTGCACGGCAGGGTGATGGGTAGGGGGCAGGCGCCCCGGTCCCGGAGCCAGACCACATCCCGGggtccccaccactgccctgcctgcccatctcaCCGCAGGCTGAGGATGGGGGAGATCTACGCCCCCAGGACTCAGCTTCCCCCATGGCCGCAGCTCTTGTGTAGCCCCCGTTGCAACATGTCAGGCACCCCGCGCTGCGCggggcaggaaggaggcaggACCAGTGGGTACAAAAAGGTGACGCTCCTTTATTAATAACCGTTGCAGAGCGCGGCCCTGCCGTGGGGACGGCGCCCGGCGCCCCTTCCGCCCCGCCGGGCCTGGCACGACCTGGCGCTGCCTGGGGGGGCACGATGCCCTCGCCCCTGCCAGCTCCGCCGGCGTGGCCGTGGGGGCAGGCGGAGCTGGGCTCGCAGCAGGCGGTCCTGAGCTGGTGCGACGTGAAGCCGTGGCGGTGGGCACGGGCAGGCGGTGACGTGGCAGCAGCGTGGTAGCACGTGGGCAGGGGCTGACACGTGGGGCAGGGttctttgggggggggcagggaaccagACCTTGTTGCAGGGGTGTGGGAACTGAGgccccccagcagcaggctggaggggggggaTGGTCAGGACCatcactgcagccctgggcatcA
This genomic window contains:
- the LOC102560332 gene encoding cGMP-dependent protein kinase 1 isoform X1, giving the protein MPVHLSLAAPGEGMDHQLRELRLQEERAFLQSVARTQGSPEQGEELEGDSDGEGEHRRSEDEGGRRKSRARPIVPEPVSSDGDLPLPQVPKSPRDTSLLAGAVERNDFLRRLGEGQTDAMVQSFTPAQHGPGDTVLAEGTEGHAMYIVAEGELSVTQRGRRLRTLLPGDVFGELALLYNCRRTATVTALTPVRLWALDRQTYRAIVTGSAKRRRAQILGSLREAQCLQGLSDAHLSKLLDAMEECTFGHDEVIIREGDEGKDFYIILRGEVRVSRSVGGREEPIRVMRAGEHFGELSLLRNIRRTATCRAQGEVTCITVAKEDFQEISPLCPAPHSELDVAAQEASAPPEPPESPSTPVQLQDLAPVRYEDGEQQGLTVILGTGGFGRVELVRRGAELFALKRIRKDHVVRTRQQEHVRTERRVLARSHCPFVVGLVGTFRDSRYVYLLLEFCAGGELWTKLREVRCFEEEVAVFCSACVVEALDYLHGLGIVYRDLKPENLMLDGQGYVKLVDFGFAKELARGEKTYSFCGTPEYLAPEILRHEGHDFGVDFWMLGVLVFEMLVGRPPFHSAEPQKIYSKILDGVFSFPAYLSEAACSLVAKLCRRRPGQRLGNTGAGIRGIRKHRWFGAVKWKRLALRQLDAPTLALMKQGPPYANFKRFSVDWTPAEEEFSGWDEDF
- the LOC102560332 gene encoding cGMP-dependent protein kinase 1 isoform X2 — its product is MDHQLRELRLQEERAFLQSVARTQGSPEQGEELEGDSDGEGEHRRSEDEGGRRKSRARPIVPEPVSSDGDLPLPQVPKSPRDTSLLAGAVERNDFLRRLGEGQTDAMVQSFTPAQHGPGDTVLAEGTEGHAMYIVAEGELSVTQRGRRLRTLLPGDVFGELALLYNCRRTATVTALTPVRLWALDRQTYRAIVTGSAKRRRAQILGSLREAQCLQGLSDAHLSKLLDAMEECTFGHDEVIIREGDEGKDFYIILRGEVRVSRSVGGREEPIRVMRAGEHFGELSLLRNIRRTATCRAQGEVTCITVAKEDFQEISPLCPAPHSELDVAAQEASAPPEPPESPSTPVQLQDLAPVRYEDGEQQGLTVILGTGGFGRVELVRRGAELFALKRIRKDHVVRTRQQEHVRTERRVLARSHCPFVVGLVGTFRDSRYVYLLLEFCAGGELWTKLREVRCFEEEVAVFCSACVVEALDYLHGLGIVYRDLKPENLMLDGQGYVKLVDFGFAKELARGEKTYSFCGTPEYLAPEILRHEGHDFGVDFWMLGVLVFEMLVGRPPFHSAEPQKIYSKILDGVFSFPAYLSEAACSLVAKLCRRRPGQRLGNTGAGIRGIRKHRWFGAVKWKRLALRQLDAPTLALMKQGPPYANFKRFSVDWTPAEEEFSGWDEDF